The bacterium genome has a window encoding:
- a CDS encoding transglutaminase-like domain-containing protein, whose product MKTWGIVLLAVWAAIVPMAGGAEELKAVALVPVERIAAAITAHIEAKSRADGGLYRLDHEGQTLHLALVRVHLEYLADLGDGRQFACVDLVDTDGAVYDVDFFLEEEAGALVVGEQSVHKLNGQPYYAWQRQPDDTWRRISVEAASDRELGVVTGEDRFEFTYQVTLPVLAGPADLWLPLATSDQFQQVELAGLSSPVPAAELRDERHGNRLLHFQPGPGEGGAVIELTYRVQRRETGPYPSSGPVEDFLAPERLVPADTLFQQTACQVTAGLSSDLMRARALYDHVIENLRYARFGQGWGRGDALNACSIGQGNCTDFHSYFIALARALGIPARFAIGAALPAERDDGGVDGYHCWAEFHADGKWWPVDISEADKYSRLATYYFGHQPANRFELSAGRDLVVEPGPAAGPVNFLAYALLEEGGHAREAVTRFFFRRLPGVPGS is encoded by the coding sequence ATGAAGACCTGGGGCATTGTCCTGCTTGCCGTCTGGGCGGCCATCGTGCCGATGGCGGGCGGGGCGGAGGAGCTTAAGGCCGTAGCCCTGGTTCCCGTCGAACGCATCGCCGCGGCCATCACGGCCCACATCGAGGCCAAATCCCGTGCCGACGGAGGACTCTACCGGCTGGACCACGAGGGCCAGACCCTGCACCTGGCGCTGGTCCGGGTCCACCTGGAGTACCTGGCCGATCTGGGGGACGGGCGCCAGTTCGCCTGCGTGGACCTGGTGGACACGGACGGAGCCGTCTACGACGTGGACTTCTTCCTGGAGGAGGAGGCCGGCGCCCTGGTGGTGGGCGAACAGAGCGTGCACAAGCTCAACGGCCAGCCCTACTACGCCTGGCAGCGCCAGCCGGACGACACCTGGCGACGCATTTCCGTGGAGGCCGCCTCCGATCGCGAACTGGGCGTGGTCACGGGCGAGGACCGTTTCGAGTTCACCTACCAGGTCACCCTGCCGGTGTTGGCCGGTCCCGCTGATCTGTGGCTGCCCCTGGCCACCTCCGACCAATTCCAGCAGGTGGAACTGGCCGGCCTCTCCTCCCCGGTGCCGGCGGCGGAGCTGCGGGACGAGCGCCATGGAAACCGCCTCTTGCATTTCCAGCCCGGACCTGGGGAGGGCGGGGCGGTCATCGAGCTGACCTACCGGGTCCAGCGCCGCGAGACGGGGCCCTATCCCTCGTCCGGACCAGTGGAGGATTTCCTGGCGCCGGAACGCCTGGTGCCGGCGGACACCCTGTTCCAGCAGACCGCCTGCCAGGTGACCGCGGGGTTGTCCTCCGACCTGATGCGCGCCCGCGCCCTGTACGACCACGTCATTGAGAACCTGCGCTACGCCCGCTTCGGTCAAGGCTGGGGGCGGGGCGACGCCCTCAACGCCTGTTCCATCGGTCAAGGCAACTGCACGGACTTCCATTCCTATTTCATCGCGCTGGCGCGCGCCCTGGGCATCCCGGCGCGCTTCGCCATCGGGGCGGCGCTCCCCGCGGAGCGGGACGACGGGGGAGTGGACGGATACCACTGCTGGGCGGAGTTCCATGCCGACGGCAAGTGGTGGCCGGTTGACATCAGCGAGGCGGACAAGTACTCGCGCCTTGCCACCTACTACTTCGGCCACCAGCCCGCCAACCGCTTCGAACTGAGCGCCGGGCGCGACCTGGTGGTGGAGCCGGGACCCGCGGCCGGCCCCGTGAATTTCCTGGCCTATGCCCTGTTGGAGGAGGGCGGGCATGCTCGTGAGGCCGTCACCCGCTTCTTTTTCCGCCGATTGCCCGGCGTGCCGGGGTCCTGA
- a CDS encoding acyl-CoA dehydratase activase, which translates to MRTLGLDMGSRAIKVALVEDGGPPLLKTAPGGWDPLQVCAGLLEGEQWDAMAVTGYGRHLGARHYACPAITELKAVALGAVRLHPEVRGVVDVGGQDTKALSLDGGGKMRKFAMNDRCAAGTGRFLEVMATAMGLRLEEFVATALAADGAEQLSSLCAVFAESEAVSLIGRGAGRDRLARGIHRSVAQRILAQVRGLALEGPVLFTGGGALNRCLEHELAAGGLALVRAAHPQHVAALGCALAAGAKPVPSRS; encoded by the coding sequence ATGCGGACCCTGGGCCTGGACATGGGCTCGCGGGCGATCAAGGTCGCCCTGGTGGAGGATGGCGGGCCGCCCCTGCTGAAGACGGCGCCCGGCGGATGGGATCCCCTGCAGGTTTGCGCCGGCTTGCTGGAGGGCGAGCAGTGGGACGCGATGGCGGTGACGGGCTACGGGCGCCACCTGGGCGCCCGTCACTACGCTTGTCCGGCCATCACGGAGCTGAAGGCCGTTGCCCTGGGCGCTGTCCGCCTGCACCCGGAGGTGCGCGGCGTGGTGGACGTGGGCGGCCAGGACACCAAGGCCCTCAGCCTGGACGGCGGCGGGAAGATGCGGAAGTTCGCCATGAACGACCGCTGCGCCGCCGGGACGGGACGCTTCCTCGAAGTGATGGCAACGGCCATGGGCCTGCGCCTGGAGGAGTTCGTGGCCACGGCCCTGGCCGCCGACGGGGCGGAGCAATTGAGCAGTCTTTGCGCCGTCTTCGCCGAGTCGGAGGCGGTCTCCCTCATCGGGCGTGGCGCCGGGCGGGACCGCCTGGCCCGGGGCATCCACCGCAGCGTGGCGCAGCGCATCCTCGCTCAGGTGCGAGGCCTGGCCCTGGAGGGTCCCGTCCTCTTCACGGGGGGCGGGGCCCTCAACCGCTGCCTGGAGCACGAGCTGGCGGCGGGCGGCTTGGCCCTGGTGCGAGCAGCCCATCCCCAGCATGTGGCGGCCCTGGGCTGCGCCCTGGCCGCCGGGGCGAAGCCTGTTCCCAGCCGAAGCTGA
- a CDS encoding double-cubane-cluster-containing anaerobic reductase produces the protein MSVDYHPMWQELGLDLEAHDALLGVLGPLYAEVFLSQPRRPRGMDCFNIVMSEVHGLRIRELLDHKAQGGFVVGTFCTFVPEELVLAAGGICVGLCAGAEWSTPEVDALLPRTTCALIKGAFGFASARVCPYLAASDLVVGENTCDGKKKAWESFGRFVNDLHVMDMPQVKNEAGRTLLREQYVLLRRRFEALGGRSITEESLGAAIEVVNAKRRALARLQQLRGAEPAPISGLDALLIQQISFYDDPVRFTASVNALCDELESRVAAGQGIHEGRRPRLLMSGCPMAVPNWKLPRIVEEAGAVIVGEESCIGARGLRNLVEPSATTVEAQLDALTDRYLGIDCAIFTPNPGRLEHIREMSANQRVDGVIHFALPFCQPYQFEALQVEPVLEGEGLPVLRIDTDYSPEDAGQLATRVEAFLERLAD, from the coding sequence ATGTCCGTCGACTATCATCCCATGTGGCAGGAACTGGGCCTGGACCTGGAGGCGCACGACGCCCTCCTCGGCGTGCTGGGCCCGCTCTACGCCGAGGTCTTCCTGAGCCAGCCCAGGCGGCCCCGGGGCATGGACTGTTTCAATATCGTCATGAGCGAGGTGCACGGCCTGCGCATCCGCGAGCTGCTTGACCACAAGGCGCAGGGCGGCTTCGTCGTCGGCACCTTCTGCACCTTCGTGCCGGAGGAGCTGGTCCTGGCCGCGGGCGGCATCTGCGTGGGGCTCTGTGCCGGCGCCGAGTGGTCCACGCCAGAGGTGGACGCCCTGCTGCCGCGCACCACCTGCGCCCTGATCAAGGGCGCCTTCGGCTTCGCCTCGGCCCGTGTCTGCCCCTACCTGGCCGCCAGCGACCTGGTGGTGGGGGAGAACACCTGCGACGGCAAGAAAAAGGCCTGGGAGAGCTTCGGTCGTTTTGTCAACGACCTGCACGTGATGGACATGCCACAGGTCAAGAACGAGGCCGGCCGCACTCTGCTGCGCGAGCAGTACGTCCTGCTCCGGCGGCGCTTCGAGGCCCTGGGCGGCCGCTCCATCACAGAAGAGAGCCTGGGCGCCGCCATCGAGGTGGTCAATGCCAAGCGCCGGGCCCTGGCCCGCCTGCAACAGCTGCGCGGCGCCGAGCCCGCCCCCATCAGCGGCCTGGACGCCCTGCTCATCCAGCAGATCTCCTTCTATGACGACCCGGTCCGCTTCACGGCCAGTGTCAACGCCCTCTGCGACGAACTGGAGAGCCGCGTCGCCGCCGGCCAGGGCATCCATGAAGGACGCCGCCCGCGTCTGCTCATGAGCGGTTGCCCCATGGCCGTGCCCAACTGGAAACTGCCCCGCATCGTGGAAGAGGCGGGCGCCGTCATCGTGGGGGAGGAGTCCTGCATCGGGGCGCGCGGCCTGCGCAACCTGGTGGAGCCGTCCGCGACCACGGTGGAGGCCCAGCTTGACGCCCTGACGGACCGCTATCTGGGCATCGACTGCGCCATCTTCACGCCCAACCCCGGCCGCCTCGAACACATCCGCGAGATGTCCGCCAACCAGCGGGTGGACGGCGTCATCCACTTCGCCCTGCCCTTCTGCCAGCCCTACCAGTTCGAGGCCCTGCAGGTGGAGCCCGTTCTCGAGGGCGAGGGGCTGCCCGTCCTGCGCATCGACACCGATTACAGCCCGGAGGACGCCGGCCAGTTGGCGACGCGGGTGGAGGCCTTCCTCGAGCGACTGGCCGATTGA
- a CDS encoding endonuclease, whose product MRRLFLLLWWPLAALAQPQLPQEALRFNPPALDLGPRHLAVVDTAVWLVNDHDGMVDLDGLAGLTGRVLALDLPGQLASGDSSLVVLRLDLRDDLDLEEALVLRAPAVGGLPQLALAAQPRHAHPDWTGAANLWGTALKSYLQTQVAGHTDLGYTGARQQMFGSIDNVDGQVQCVYTGTWVATTGIPDANIMNTEHTWPQSMGAEGTARSDLHHLFPTLNSPNSIRGNLPFGDVVTANWSQGGSLRGTDANGVTVFEPRDQHKGDGARALFYFALRYGNLSSFLTYQEPTLRAWALADTVSQKELERNDGIEAVQHNRNPFIDHMGWLARIASLAGSADPAPTRLLVLPTDSLWLAAAPGDTIWLDLPLLNAGNQTLLVGYLQSSSPADFSVVEAPAAIAAGRLGRTRLAFHPQAAGTQDLLLTISTNAQNGSLRQVAVGGTGTETALPLPPARPGGWRLAAIAPNPFNPTTQVTLELDRPAELALRLFDARGALVLERSDSLPAGRATLPLDLGGRPSGRYWLTVEDGARRETLPLTLLR is encoded by the coding sequence ATGCGCCGCCTCTTTCTGCTTCTTTGGTGGCCCCTGGCCGCCCTCGCCCAGCCGCAGCTTCCCCAGGAGGCGCTGCGCTTCAACCCGCCCGCCCTCGACCTGGGCCCGCGCCACCTGGCCGTGGTGGACACGGCCGTCTGGCTGGTCAACGACCACGACGGCATGGTCGACCTGGACGGCCTCGCCGGCCTGACCGGTCGCGTCCTGGCGCTGGATCTGCCCGGCCAGCTGGCAAGCGGCGACAGCAGCCTGGTCGTCCTGCGTCTTGATTTGCGGGACGATCTCGACCTCGAGGAGGCCCTCGTCCTGCGCGCCCCGGCGGTGGGCGGCCTGCCCCAGCTGGCGCTGGCGGCCCAACCGCGCCACGCCCATCCCGACTGGACGGGGGCGGCCAACCTGTGGGGCACGGCCCTGAAGAGCTACCTGCAGACGCAGGTCGCGGGGCACACCGACCTGGGCTACACGGGGGCCCGCCAGCAGATGTTCGGCAGCATCGACAACGTGGACGGCCAAGTGCAGTGCGTCTACACGGGGACCTGGGTGGCCACCACCGGCATCCCCGACGCCAACATCATGAACACGGAACACACCTGGCCGCAGAGCATGGGCGCCGAGGGCACGGCCCGCAGCGACCTGCACCATCTCTTTCCCACGCTCAACTCGCCCAACTCCATCCGCGGCAACCTGCCCTTCGGCGACGTGGTGACCGCCAACTGGAGCCAGGGGGGCAGCCTGCGCGGGACCGACGCCAACGGCGTGACCGTCTTCGAGCCCCGCGACCAGCACAAGGGGGACGGGGCGCGCGCCCTCTTCTACTTCGCCCTGCGCTACGGCAACCTTTCCAGTTTCCTTACCTACCAGGAGCCGACCCTGCGGGCCTGGGCCCTGGCCGACACGGTCAGCCAGAAGGAGTTGGAGCGCAACGACGGCATCGAGGCCGTGCAGCACAACCGCAACCCCTTCATCGACCACATGGGCTGGCTGGCGCGCATCGCCTCCCTGGCCGGCAGCGCCGACCCGGCGCCCACGCGCCTCCTGGTCCTGCCCACGGACAGCCTCTGGCTGGCCGCCGCGCCGGGCGACACCATCTGGCTGGACCTGCCCCTGCTCAACGCGGGCAACCAGACCCTCCTCGTCGGCTACCTGCAAAGCTCCTCCCCGGCCGACTTCTCCGTGGTGGAGGCGCCCGCCGCCATCGCCGCCGGCCGCCTGGGCCGGACCCGCCTCGCCTTCCATCCGCAGGCGGCCGGGACGCAGGACCTGCTCCTTACCATCAGCACCAACGCCCAGAACGGCTCGCTGCGCCAGGTGGCGGTGGGCGGGACGGGCACGGAGACGGCGCTGCCCCTGCCGCCCGCGCGGCCCGGCGGCTGGCGCCTGGCGGCCATCGCGCCCAACCCCTTCAACCCCACCACCCAGGTGACGCTCGAGTTGGACCGTCCGGCCGAGCTGGCCCTGCGCCTGTTCGACGCGCGGGGCGCCCTGGTCCTGGAGCGGAGCGACAGCCTGCCCGCCGGCCGCGCCACGCTGCCCCTGGATCTGGGCGGGCGGCCCAGCGGCCGCTACTGGCTGACGGTGGAGGACGGCGCGCGGCGGGAGACCTTGCCCCTCACTTTACTTCGCTGA
- a CDS encoding T9SS type A sorting domain-containing protein, with product MKRFALLVLVCASAATAQTYVGDAICGACHANNPYTGFFEGYRNSGHPWKIFRTQGGVPAANTWPHTPVPPLPSSVNGSPVTWSDVEYVIGNYFWKTRYMNRDGYIMTGVTGETTQWNPQNETWSPYNPGTAGTFDCGSCHTTGYNVNGPSQHGLPGIVGSWAQDGIRCEACHGPGSSHISNPGANPMPGGQECAACHYRDASFRMPWGGGFMKHHQQSEEMAHSPHADAMTCASCHNPHKSTVYNDGGMTTSCTDCHTGNYLVAGMESVACIDCHMPLLGKSAISTGQYVGDVRSHLFSIMTEPIAATNNTYTEGSNTFWNQDVDGKAHATLDYACLGCHLGFGDNLTLEQAAAFATNIHQNHASALGDAPRRPASLRLTSLFPNPFNPTSTVRFETDLPYIVRAVIFDLAGSRVKEVHTGPMRAGVHELSLDAGDLASGTYLLRLTAGNEAITERFTVLK from the coding sequence ATGAAACGATTCGCCCTGCTTGTCCTGGTCTGCGCGTCCGCCGCCACGGCCCAGACCTATGTGGGGGACGCCATCTGCGGCGCCTGCCACGCCAACAACCCGTACACGGGATTCTTCGAGGGATACCGCAACAGCGGCCATCCCTGGAAGATCTTCCGCACCCAGGGCGGCGTACCCGCCGCCAACACGTGGCCGCATACACCGGTGCCACCGCTGCCCTCGTCGGTCAACGGATCGCCCGTGACCTGGAGCGACGTCGAGTATGTCATCGGCAACTACTTCTGGAAAACCCGTTACATGAACCGCGATGGCTACATCATGACGGGCGTGACGGGCGAGACCACCCAATGGAATCCCCAGAATGAGACGTGGTCGCCCTACAATCCGGGCACGGCGGGCACCTTCGATTGCGGCAGCTGCCACACCACGGGCTACAACGTGAACGGGCCCAGCCAGCACGGCCTGCCCGGCATCGTCGGTTCCTGGGCCCAGGACGGCATCCGCTGTGAGGCCTGCCATGGCCCGGGCAGCTCCCATATCTCCAATCCGGGGGCCAATCCCATGCCGGGCGGTCAGGAATGCGCGGCCTGCCATTATCGGGACGCCAGCTTCCGCATGCCCTGGGGTGGCGGCTTCATGAAGCACCATCAGCAGTCGGAGGAGATGGCGCACTCCCCCCATGCCGACGCCATGACCTGCGCCTCTTGCCACAATCCGCACAAGTCCACGGTCTACAACGACGGCGGCATGACCACGTCCTGCACGGACTGCCACACGGGCAACTACTTGGTGGCCGGCATGGAAAGCGTGGCCTGCATCGATTGCCACATGCCGCTCCTGGGCAAAAGCGCCATCTCCACGGGCCAGTATGTGGGCGACGTGCGCAGCCACCTCTTCTCCATCATGACGGAGCCCATCGCCGCCACCAACAACACCTACACCGAGGGCAGCAACACCTTCTGGAACCAGGATGTCGACGGCAAGGCCCATGCCACCTTGGATTACGCCTGCCTGGGTTGCCATCTGGGCTTTGGCGACAATCTGACCTTGGAGCAGGCCGCGGCCTTCGCCACGAACATCCACCAGAACCATGCGTCCGCATTGGGGGACGCGCCCCGGCGTCCGGCCAGCCTGCGCCTCACCAGTCTCTTTCCCAATCCGTTCAACCCCACGAGTACGGTGCGCTTCGAAACCGACCTGCCCTACATCGTGCGGGCCGTCATCTTCGACCTGGCAGGAAGTCGGGTGAAGGAGGTCCACACCGGTCCCATGCGCGCCGGTGTCCATGAATTGAGCCTCGACGCCGGCGACCTGGCCAGCGGCACTTATCTGCTGCGCCTCACGGCGGGCAACGAGGCGATCACCGAGCGATTCACCGTCCTGAAGTAA
- a CDS encoding PadR family transcriptional regulator: MLESIGNQTLVCEAVLVLRLPVRGRRPLAKPVINFDNEDRNSMTIPGLDREILLAFWKAHILHHAEREGVVGQWMILELRRHGYEISPGTLYPMLARMVRRGWLSVTHQDDMKHGPRTYGITEDGRAVLEVLREQITELYREVVLGEEDDLKEPHGSA, encoded by the coding sequence TTGCTTGAATCCATTGGCAATCAAACCCTTGTTTGCGAAGCTGTCCTCGTCCTCCGGCTCCCTGTGCGTGGCCGTCGGCCCCTGGCCAAACCTGTTATTAATTTCGATAACGAAGACCGTAATTCCATGACAATTCCTGGACTAGACCGCGAAATCCTGCTGGCCTTCTGGAAAGCCCACATCCTGCATCATGCCGAACGGGAGGGTGTGGTCGGCCAATGGATGATCCTGGAGCTGCGCCGCCACGGCTATGAGATCAGTCCTGGGACCTTGTACCCCATGCTGGCCCGCATGGTGCGCCGTGGCTGGCTGTCCGTGACACATCAGGATGACATGAAGCACGGACCGCGCACCTATGGGATCACCGAGGACGGTCGCGCGGTGCTGGAGGTCCTGCGGGAACAGATCACCGAGCTCTATCGGGAAGTTGTGCTGGGTGAGGAGGACGACCTGAAGGAACCCCATGGTTCTGCATGA
- a CDS encoding DsrE family protein: MKNWLIILNEGPYGTERTYNGLRLAMALQKRSDCQVKLFLMGDAVACAVKGQTTPQGWYNVERMLTSIVRKGAAAT, encoded by the coding sequence ATGAAGAACTGGCTGATCATCCTGAACGAGGGGCCCTACGGCACAGAACGTACCTACAACGGCCTGCGCCTGGCCATGGCGTTGCAAAAGCGGAGTGATTGCCAGGTGAAGCTCTTCCTGATGGGGGACGCCGTGGCTTGTGCCGTCAAAGGGCAGACAACGCCGCAAGGGTGGTACAACGTGGAGCGGATGTTGACGTCCATTGTCCGCAAGGGCGCCGCCGCCACCTGA
- a CDS encoding patatin-like phospholipase family protein — protein MATTAGTPPRVALVLAGGGSRGLAHIGAIRRLEELGVPVDIVCGTSMGALVGGLWSLGWSGVELDSLARRIDWAGTFTDRPAHNRLIGNARFLNRPEGLRLELKSGQLKPPGQLFRGNKAELLLSDLTQGVHGEIDFLALPRSFACTATDLECGAPVHLSRGSLPQALRASMSLPSIFEPVEIEGRVLVDGGLTQNLPTDLALRLGAGLIVAVDLPVHLRPLRELDNLVAVADQSRQILTLVQERQAAQLADLVISPDVSRFGLVDFEQVGLLMELGYQAVLAVEPELIALLTSRGVQLHGKTPPVRLALPDSLWLASLRVEGSSTVSLEQAERLLGLKRGDTFSPREVSRRVRDFISSRLAQRAGYEITLEDPDIRPHHGQCAPAALLLQVDGPSQSWLELRPGYNEHDQVWLEVGMDWDRPRGPGSLLRLNGRFGGLTELGLDYWRSSFLNSGLYHHPHARYSNAAVKLRGKDSRPVASYDLEQAGVGLGSGVVLRRGTRLEGSLSTVWARATPEIADTTWVRVRERAHVAGLSLEVDTRNSLDHPTHGFIMTSRAQLYQPPDLERERYARASIMARVWHSAVWHTLTRRLESSSTAAREAGTIPYRAGLITLESGLQAGFDLKGELPPPFYFPMGGWPQTPGMSRDERWAPRLASGWLGLRVWLNRSLSVMPVAAVARSERDLALGGRQDEVGLGMEVALRTLLGPLRLAAGTRPGKTWEIYLRLGWE, from the coding sequence GTGGCCACCACCGCCGGCACGCCTCCCCGCGTGGCCCTGGTGCTGGCGGGGGGCGGTTCGCGGGGGCTGGCCCACATCGGCGCCATCCGCCGGCTGGAGGAGCTGGGCGTGCCGGTGGACATCGTCTGCGGCACCAGCATGGGTGCCCTTGTGGGCGGCTTGTGGAGCCTGGGCTGGAGCGGCGTCGAGCTGGACAGCCTGGCCCGGCGGATCGATTGGGCCGGCACCTTCACCGACCGGCCGGCCCACAATCGGCTGATCGGCAACGCGCGCTTCCTCAACCGCCCCGAGGGCTTGCGTCTGGAATTGAAAAGCGGCCAACTCAAGCCGCCCGGCCAGCTCTTCCGCGGCAACAAGGCGGAGTTGCTCCTCAGCGACCTGACCCAGGGCGTCCACGGCGAGATCGACTTCCTCGCCCTGCCCCGGTCCTTCGCCTGCACCGCCACGGACCTGGAGTGCGGCGCACCCGTCCATCTGTCGCGCGGCTCCCTGCCCCAGGCCCTGCGCGCCTCCATGAGCCTGCCCTCCATCTTCGAGCCGGTGGAGATCGAAGGACGGGTGCTGGTGGACGGCGGCCTGACGCAGAACCTGCCCACCGACCTGGCGCTGCGCCTGGGTGCCGGCCTGATCGTGGCGGTGGATCTGCCCGTGCACTTGCGGCCGCTTAGGGAATTGGACAATCTGGTGGCCGTGGCCGACCAGTCCCGGCAGATTCTCACGCTGGTCCAGGAACGGCAGGCCGCCCAGCTGGCGGACCTGGTCATCTCCCCGGACGTGTCGCGCTTCGGGCTGGTCGATTTCGAGCAGGTGGGCCTGCTCATGGAGCTGGGCTATCAGGCAGTCCTGGCCGTGGAGCCGGAGCTGATCGCCCTGCTCACCTCCCGCGGCGTGCAGTTGCACGGGAAGACACCCCCCGTCCGGCTTGCACTACCCGATTCGCTCTGGCTGGCCAGCCTGCGGGTGGAGGGCAGCTCCACCGTGAGCCTGGAGCAGGCGGAGCGACTGCTGGGACTGAAGCGCGGCGACACCTTCAGCCCGCGGGAGGTGTCGCGGCGTGTGCGCGATTTCATTTCCTCCAGGTTGGCCCAGCGCGCCGGCTACGAGATCACGCTGGAGGACCCCGACATCCGCCCGCACCACGGGCAATGCGCCCCGGCGGCTCTGCTGTTGCAGGTGGACGGCCCCAGCCAGTCCTGGCTGGAGCTTCGACCAGGCTACAACGAGCACGACCAGGTGTGGCTGGAGGTGGGCATGGACTGGGATCGCCCGCGCGGCCCCGGCTCCCTGCTCCGGTTGAATGGACGCTTCGGCGGGTTGACGGAGCTTGGCCTGGACTACTGGCGCAGCAGCTTTCTCAACTCCGGCCTCTATCACCATCCCCACGCCCGCTACTCCAATGCGGCGGTGAAGCTGAGGGGGAAGGACAGCCGGCCGGTGGCCAGCTATGATCTGGAACAGGCCGGTGTGGGTCTCGGCAGCGGTGTGGTGCTGCGCCGCGGCACCCGCCTGGAGGGAAGCCTGTCCACCGTGTGGGCGCGGGCCACGCCGGAGATCGCCGACACCACCTGGGTGAGGGTCCGCGAGCGGGCCCACGTGGCCGGCCTCTCCCTGGAGGTGGACACGCGCAACAGCCTGGACCATCCCACCCACGGGTTCATCATGACCTCCCGCGCCCAGCTCTACCAGCCTCCGGACCTCGAACGGGAGCGTTACGCGCGGGCTTCCATCATGGCTCGGGTCTGGCACTCGGCGGTCTGGCACACGCTGACCCGGCGGTTGGAGTCCAGTTCCACCGCCGCCCGGGAGGCGGGCACCATTCCCTACCGGGCCGGCCTCATCACCCTGGAGAGCGGCCTGCAGGCGGGCTTCGACCTCAAGGGCGAGCTGCCGCCCCCCTTCTACTTTCCCATGGGGGGCTGGCCCCAGACACCGGGCATGTCACGCGACGAGCGTTGGGCGCCGCGCCTGGCCTCCGGCTGGCTGGGTTTGCGCGTCTGGCTGAATCGCTCCCTGAGCGTCATGCCGGTGGCGGCGGTGGCCCGCAGCGAGCGGGATCTGGCGCTGGGGGGCCGCCAGGACGAGGTGGGTTTGGGCATGGAAGTGGCGCTGCGCACCCTGCTGGGGCCGCTGCGTCTGGCGGCGGGCACTCGACCGGGCAAGACCTGGGAGATCTACCTGCGCCTGGGATGGGAATAG